From the genome of Campylobacter concisus, one region includes:
- a CDS encoding alpha-2-macroglobulin family protein translates to MWQKVALLALLGMTNLYALSLNGTALIKSPLSVEFGLEDKVDKNFVGMLSDKKLLLCQPALNGTVRFNSQSLLLFTKDMHAGLDYSCKLENGSTASFTTKEFELTKIEKISDSKYIVKFNDEVNIEAIKNIAVKDAKFKAIELSNNSFELNLDKNLSNPVFDFGEKFESKFGATLSGETIVNFADEISEESVNINDNAKSLEIPEIYPVSLDNGILGFRIYLKNWLDDDINLKKFINIKGVKNFSISDVKYSDNYEENSELSEYYYYIDITSDDFKPQNSYEITIKPGFGDDRNVVREESSYEVVAGNLTPFANFINNEPYISSVGEIGIRSANLPELNVSIEKLSDQNFRYFLNFNDNNEELSNFSTKVASKSYKLDGALNEISLNKIKLDFAGAGDGVYKINLNYGKDKSVSKVVYLSDIAVNAKLGKDEIFVFANRLGENTMLPNANVKIYGKKNEEIAVGATNDIGVFKFNKRDIYKDISSVVVSLGKEQNFLILKEDEALNEAKFMSQNASESIDAYVHFASNIIRPNESLKGAIYLRDRDFNPLKNMPIKIKFFDPQGKSSAEISKNTNDVGLVNFEKEILSDLSGRFNMQVIYASKVISNVPFFVESFMPNRIKNEITLERDKFFANELVRANLASNYLFGGAASELDGSMQVSFFDDEYKNSEFKEYKFKNNTLKPSAYPSFENDLTLSKDGKSSQMIDLSFSTKNASSIITGVINFNVNDDGKNVSDTKSFTLYPYKDMVGIAASTTFAEPNEDVKIRTVVVDMSSQKAVKSNLKFDIKRVTWQYQRDANGYIKWFQTLEDVDNFYKDNGEFSYKFTQSGSYVIIATNLVSGASTSLDMDVSGYNYSTLAPTKELSKSQIKLNKNIYKKGDELSADISSAIKEGIALVTLEDGGVKAYKVVKIKNNSANVKFKLDFDFSGLYVSANIYRMTDGGLTPFRAYGKVYAKADKSSRILDLSLDAPNTAKSDENIKISLKTKPKAYVNLFITDVGVLDITSQKPADPLKFFDKILPDGVFDYDIYNMLTNYKVEGKTLSFGGDMAALAMEAKMAKHASPVDSKKVKTYANLVSLQADDNGEISYEFKTPNGFNSAIRVDVVANNENSMNAVNKEILVKDDVIIKPSALVYLLKGDELNANLRLINTTNEDKNLTIKVASSKNLNIKTKENTNLKPLENKAFTFKISALEAGAGEYNITISDKNSSKTAQNLLDVVNPYTISTYAKSSVFDKESMISLPKGFHNVSIDASSSVSSVLLAASKNLVEYPYGCAEQRSSRLLALLNLKPKDELEKNDQKRFIASGMSELIKMQKPDGSFGYWSDLGSTNAFASIYATDVLLDLEEAGYELNKNVKQRALNSLLKYTNTDIEALYAIYVSSRANVADKSVLNKIYDHKAYNTTALNKYLMAAALKLNGLNDEAKVVLKDIKKAQIADYSRDYSSFGSKMRDNAFILYLHAKYFEKNDYSDDLANFLITNLNELSSTQERAFTLRALNAYFGKDVGEKNNKFKLSYNGESKEFDGLLSVSFTAKDGNFTITPLGENKLYASILSYAYVPLEIKHKIEPKELDIYRTFVDEKGKELGLDSLRVNDVVYSKIVINSKAMVKNGVINEIVSSCFEPINENLSGFNKSLKDSIELEYQSIKDDRVLSFYTLDSDKREAVLYTPYRVRLGGKCSLGAVTTENMYNERQNDYDLAQRSFTVK, encoded by the coding sequence ATGTGGCAAAAAGTAGCGCTTCTAGCACTTTTGGGAATGACAAATTTATATGCTTTGAGCCTAAATGGTACAGCACTGATAAAATCGCCCCTAAGCGTAGAGTTTGGGCTAGAAGATAAAGTCGATAAAAATTTTGTTGGTATGCTAAGCGATAAAAAGCTACTTTTGTGCCAACCAGCGTTAAATGGTACGGTTAGATTTAATAGTCAAAGCTTGCTACTTTTTACAAAAGATATGCACGCTGGTTTGGATTATAGCTGCAAGCTTGAAAACGGAAGTACTGCTAGTTTTACCACGAAAGAATTTGAGCTAACAAAGATAGAAAAAATAAGTGATAGCAAATATATAGTTAAATTTAATGATGAAGTAAATATTGAAGCTATCAAAAATATTGCCGTAAAAGATGCGAAATTTAAAGCAATTGAGCTTTCTAATAATAGCTTTGAGCTTAATCTTGATAAAAATTTAAGCAATCCGGTTTTTGATTTTGGTGAAAAATTTGAGAGCAAATTTGGCGCAACGCTTTCAGGTGAAACGATAGTAAATTTTGCCGATGAAATAAGCGAAGAAAGCGTAAATATAAATGATAATGCAAAGAGTCTTGAGATACCAGAAATTTATCCAGTAAGCCTTGATAATGGCATCTTGGGCTTTAGAATTTATCTAAAAAATTGGCTTGATGACGACATTAACTTAAAAAAATTTATAAACATTAAAGGTGTAAAAAACTTTAGCATTAGTGACGTTAAATATAGTGACAACTATGAAGAAAACTCAGAACTTAGCGAGTATTATTACTACATTGATATTACAAGTGATGATTTTAAGCCACAAAATAGTTATGAAATCACCATTAAGCCCGGTTTTGGCGATGATAGAAATGTAGTAAGAGAAGAAAGTAGCTATGAAGTAGTAGCTGGCAATCTCACTCCATTTGCAAATTTTATAAATAATGAGCCATATATCTCAAGCGTCGGTGAGATCGGTATCAGAAGTGCAAATTTGCCTGAGTTAAATGTAAGCATTGAAAAGCTAAGCGATCAAAATTTTAGATATTTTTTAAATTTTAATGACAATAACGAAGAGTTAAGCAACTTCAGCACAAAAGTGGCAAGCAAAAGTTATAAGCTTGATGGCGCATTAAATGAAATTTCGCTAAATAAAATCAAACTTGACTTTGCTGGAGCTGGAGACGGCGTTTATAAAATAAATTTAAACTACGGCAAGGATAAGAGCGTCTCAAAAGTAGTCTATCTAAGTGATATCGCCGTAAATGCAAAGCTTGGCAAGGATGAAATTTTCGTATTTGCAAATCGTCTTGGCGAAAATACAATGCTTCCAAACGCAAATGTGAAAATTTATGGCAAAAAGAACGAAGAAATCGCAGTTGGTGCGACAAATGATATAGGCGTTTTTAAATTTAACAAAAGAGATATTTACAAAGATATCTCTTCGGTGGTTGTCTCTCTTGGAAAAGAGCAAAATTTTCTTATTTTAAAAGAAGACGAAGCGTTAAATGAAGCGAAATTTATGAGTCAAAATGCCAGTGAGAGTATCGATGCGTACGTTCATTTTGCTTCAAATATCATAAGACCAAATGAGAGTTTAAAGGGTGCAATCTATCTAAGAGATAGAGATTTTAATCCTTTAAAAAATATGCCTATAAAGATAAAATTTTTCGATCCACAAGGCAAAAGTAGTGCTGAAATTTCAAAAAATACAAATGACGTTGGCTTGGTAAATTTTGAAAAAGAGATATTAAGCGATCTAAGCGGTAGATTTAATATGCAAGTAATTTACGCAAGCAAAGTGATCTCAAATGTGCCATTTTTTGTTGAGAGTTTTATGCCAAATAGGATAAAAAATGAGATAACGCTTGAGAGAGATAAATTTTTCGCAAATGAGCTTGTTAGAGCCAATCTAGCCAGCAACTATCTCTTTGGTGGCGCTGCTAGCGAGCTTGATGGCAGCATGCAGGTGAGCTTTTTTGATGATGAATATAAAAATAGTGAGTTTAAAGAGTATAAATTTAAAAACAATACGCTAAAACCAAGTGCTTATCCATCTTTTGAAAATGATCTCACTCTTTCAAAAGATGGCAAATCAAGCCAAATGATAGATCTTAGCTTTAGCACTAAAAATGCCTCTTCTATCATAACAGGCGTGATAAATTTCAATGTAAATGATGACGGCAAAAACGTAAGCGATACAAAAAGCTTTACGCTCTATCCTTATAAAGATATGGTTGGTATCGCAGCAAGCACGACATTTGCTGAGCCAAACGAAGATGTAAAAATAAGAACGGTTGTAGTAGATATGTCAAGTCAAAAGGCCGTAAAATCAAATTTAAAATTTGATATAAAACGCGTTACTTGGCAATACCAAAGAGATGCAAATGGCTATATAAAGTGGTTTCAAACGCTAGAAGATGTGGATAATTTTTATAAAGACAATGGCGAGTTTAGCTATAAATTTACACAAAGTGGCTCATATGTGATCATCGCTACAAATCTAGTAAGTGGAGCAAGCACAAGCCTTGATATGGACGTAAGTGGCTACAACTACTCAACTCTAGCACCAACAAAAGAGCTTAGCAAATCTCAAATCAAACTAAATAAAAATATCTACAAAAAAGGCGATGAACTAAGTGCTGATATAAGCTCAGCTATAAAAGAAGGTATCGCCCTTGTTACACTTGAAGATGGTGGCGTGAAAGCTTACAAGGTCGTTAAGATAAAAAACAACTCAGCAAATGTGAAATTTAAACTTGATTTTGATTTTAGCGGACTTTACGTGAGTGCAAATATCTACCGCATGACAGATGGCGGATTAACTCCGTTTAGGGCTTACGGTAAGGTTTATGCTAAAGCTGATAAGTCATCAAGGATACTTGATCTAAGTCTTGATGCACCAAATACGGCAAAAAGCGATGAAAACATAAAAATTTCACTAAAAACAAAGCCAAAAGCTTATGTGAATTTATTTATCACAGATGTTGGCGTGCTTGATATCACCTCACAAAAGCCGGCCGATCCACTTAAATTTTTTGACAAAATTTTACCAGATGGCGTCTTTGACTATGACATTTATAATATGCTCACAAACTATAAGGTCGAGGGCAAAACTTTAAGCTTTGGTGGCGATATGGCTGCACTTGCCATGGAGGCAAAAATGGCAAAACATGCTAGTCCAGTCGATAGCAAAAAAGTAAAAACATATGCAAATTTAGTAAGCCTTCAAGCTGACGATAATGGTGAAATTTCATACGAGTTTAAAACGCCAAATGGCTTTAACTCTGCCATTAGAGTAGATGTTGTGGCAAATAATGAAAATAGCATGAATGCGGTAAATAAAGAAATTTTAGTAAAAGATGATGTGATTATTAAGCCAAGTGCGTTAGTTTATCTGTTAAAAGGCGATGAGCTAAATGCGAACTTAAGACTCATAAACACAACAAATGAGGATAAAAATTTAACAATAAAAGTGGCTAGCAGTAAAAATTTAAACATCAAAACAAAAGAAAATACGAATTTAAAGCCGCTTGAGAATAAAGCCTTTACATTTAAAATTTCAGCTCTTGAAGCTGGAGCTGGCGAATACAATATAACAATAAGCGACAAAAATAGCTCAAAAACTGCTCAAAATTTACTTGATGTAGTTAATCCTTATACGATTAGCACCTATGCAAAAAGTAGCGTCTTTGACAAAGAGAGCATGATCTCTCTTCCAAAAGGCTTTCACAATGTTAGTATAGATGCGTCAAGCTCGGTCTCAAGCGTGCTATTAGCAGCTTCTAAAAATTTAGTCGAGTATCCTTACGGATGTGCAGAGCAAAGGAGCTCTAGACTGCTTGCGCTTTTAAATTTAAAGCCAAAAGATGAGCTTGAAAAAAATGATCAAAAGAGATTTATTGCAAGCGGTATGAGTGAGCTAATTAAGATGCAAAAACCAGATGGTAGCTTTGGCTACTGGAGCGATCTAGGTAGTACAAATGCATTTGCTTCGATCTATGCAACTGATGTGCTGCTTGATCTTGAAGAGGCTGGATATGAGCTAAATAAAAATGTAAAGCAAAGAGCATTAAATTCGCTCTTAAAATATACAAACACAGACATTGAAGCCCTATATGCTATTTATGTAAGCTCCCGCGCAAATGTTGCTGATAAATCAGTGCTAAATAAAATTTATGACCACAAAGCTTACAATACGACTGCACTTAATAAATATCTAATGGCAGCAGCTTTGAAACTAAATGGCTTAAATGACGAAGCAAAGGTGGTGCTAAAAGATATTAAAAAAGCTCAGATAGCTGATTACAGCAGGGATTATTCTAGCTTTGGCTCAAAGATGAGAGACAATGCATTTATCTTGTATCTACACGCAAAATATTTTGAGAAAAACGACTACTCAGATGATCTTGCAAATTTCTTGATCACAAATTTAAATGAGCTTAGCTCAACGCAAGAGCGCGCTTTTACACTTAGAGCGCTAAATGCCTACTTTGGCAAAGATGTTGGCGAGAAAAATAATAAATTTAAACTTAGCTACAACGGCGAAAGTAAAGAATTTGACGGCCTTTTAAGCGTATCATTTACAGCAAAAGATGGAAATTTTACCATCACTCCACTTGGTGAAAACAAGCTATATGCCTCCATCTTAAGCTACGCTTATGTGCCACTTGAGATTAAGCATAAAATAGAGCCAAAAGAGCTTGATATTTATAGAACGTTTGTCGATGAAAAAGGCAAAGAGCTAGGTCTTGACAGCCTAAGAGTAAATGATGTTGTCTATTCAAAAATAGTGATAAATTCTAAAGCTATGGTTAAAAATGGTGTAATAAACGAGATAGTAAGTAGCTGCTTTGAGCCAATAAATGAAAATCTAAGTGGCTTTAATAAGAGTCTTAAAGATAGCATTGAGCTTGAATATCAGAGCATAAAAGATGATCGCGTTTTAAGTTTTTATACATTAGATAGCGATAAGAGAGAGGCTGTGCTTTACACACCTTATCGTGTAAGACTTGGCGGCAAATGCTCGCTTGGTGCAGTCACAACTGAAAATATGTATAACGAAAGACAAAACGACTACGACCTAGCTCAGCGAAGCTTTACTGTCAAATAA
- the pbpC gene encoding penicillin-binding protein 1C translates to MKKFKFLKFLALFLALLVAIFLILDQIYPLNLDALKKDEAKILLDRNGNIINMKLSSDGIWRFHEQSFPSSLKQCVVLFEDRYFYYHFGVNFASIFRAFFHNLRSDNRIGASTITMQVARMLEPSDRSYKNKIREIFRAFQLELHFSKDEILNFYLNLAPYGGNIEGAKAASFFYFGKELNELSYAQAALLSTIPKNPNKNRLDRVSNINALKNRVIKMLYKAKLIDLSAFKRAQAEPFKNVRAKAIVTAEDYANVAFKNQISKASLDLNLQKDMLKILKDTMFSLKAKNANNAAAVVIDNKKMSVVAFIGSHDEHARDGKNSALNMKRNTGSTLKPFIYSLALDSGLITPNSQLIDTQIYIKEYAPKNFSNDFLGIVSAKDALNFSLNIPVINLNLKLKDNSLYELLEKVNLVDEDKEYYGASITLGSAEMSLLDLAHLYTIYANDGIYRPLEFAGKNYKNEEKNVTLISPQSAYLTAKMLSEASRSYLKNAWQYAQNTPKIAFKTGTSANSRDLYAIGVDENYTIAIWIGNFNASKTDKLTGLNDVSKSLFDMFKIIAQKEKLRFMSEPDGIEKLPTCLDAFNYKKCKKMALDDRIKGVDLKDKCESLRGEELDFLVKNELLDKDEIQKSPCAEIFKDKRPVFAYPYDNEEIVTDENITQVMVKCYAFLGDEIYLKIDDLNFSKIENASEKKFGLTLGEHSIKCLDQNSNQSEITIKIRR, encoded by the coding sequence ATGAAAAAGTTTAAATTTCTAAAATTCCTTGCCTTATTTTTGGCTCTATTGGTTGCTATTTTTTTGATATTAGATCAAATTTATCCACTAAATTTAGATGCACTTAAAAAAGACGAAGCCAAAATTTTACTTGATAGAAATGGCAACATTATAAATATGAAGCTTAGCAGCGACGGAATTTGGAGATTTCACGAACAAAGCTTCCCAAGCTCACTAAAACAATGCGTCGTGCTCTTTGAAGATAGGTACTTTTACTACCATTTTGGAGTAAATTTTGCCTCCATTTTTAGAGCATTTTTCCACAACCTAAGAAGCGATAACCGCATAGGGGCTAGCACTATAACGATGCAAGTAGCTAGGATGCTTGAGCCAAGTGATAGGAGCTATAAAAATAAGATAAGAGAAATTTTTAGAGCATTTCAGCTCGAGCTTCATTTTAGCAAGGATGAAATTTTAAATTTTTATCTAAATTTAGCCCCATACGGCGGCAATATCGAGGGAGCAAAGGCGGCTAGCTTTTTTTACTTTGGCAAGGAACTAAACGAGCTTAGCTACGCTCAGGCTGCACTTTTAAGCACGATCCCTAAAAATCCAAACAAAAATAGACTAGACCGCGTTTCAAACATAAACGCCCTAAAAAACAGGGTCATAAAGATGCTTTACAAAGCAAAGCTAATAGATCTTAGTGCTTTTAAAAGAGCGCAGGCTGAGCCATTTAAAAATGTAAGAGCAAAAGCTATCGTAACCGCGGAAGATTATGCAAATGTCGCTTTTAAAAACCAAATTTCAAAGGCTAGTTTGGATCTAAATTTACAAAAAGATATGCTTAAAATTTTAAAAGATACGATGTTTTCGCTAAAGGCTAAAAATGCAAACAACGCAGCAGCCGTGGTCATTGATAATAAAAAAATGAGTGTTGTTGCCTTCATCGGCTCGCATGATGAGCATGCGCGTGACGGTAAAAACTCAGCCCTAAATATGAAGCGAAATACCGGCAGCACGCTAAAGCCTTTTATCTACTCGCTTGCGCTTGATAGCGGGCTTATCACGCCAAATTCGCAGTTAATTGATACGCAAATTTATATAAAAGAGTATGCCCCAAAGAATTTTAGTAATGATTTTTTAGGTATCGTAAGCGCGAAAGATGCTCTAAATTTCAGCCTAAATATTCCGGTTATAAATTTAAACTTAAAACTAAAAGACAATTCGCTTTACGAACTACTTGAAAAGGTAAATTTAGTAGATGAAGATAAAGAGTATTATGGAGCTTCTATAACGCTTGGAAGTGCTGAAATGAGCCTGCTTGATCTTGCTCATCTTTATACTATTTATGCAAATGACGGCATTTATAGGCCGCTTGAGTTTGCTGGCAAAAACTACAAAAATGAGGAGAAAAATGTAACTCTCATCTCGCCTCAAAGTGCCTATTTGACTGCTAAAATGCTAAGTGAAGCCTCAAGATCGTATCTAAAAAATGCTTGGCAGTACGCCCAAAATACGCCAAAGATTGCTTTTAAAACTGGCACAAGCGCAAACTCACGCGATCTTTACGCCATAGGCGTTGATGAAAATTACACAATTGCTATTTGGATTGGAAATTTTAATGCCAGCAAAACTGATAAATTAACAGGACTAAATGACGTATCAAAGAGCCTTTTTGATATGTTTAAGATAATTGCTCAAAAAGAGAAGTTAAGATTTATGAGTGAGCCAGATGGCATAGAAAAGCTGCCAACCTGCCTTGATGCCTTTAACTATAAAAAGTGTAAAAAAATGGCACTTGATGATAGGATAAAGGGTGTAGATTTAAAGGATAAGTGCGAAAGTTTAAGAGGCGAAGAGCTTGATTTTTTGGTTAAAAATGAGCTTTTGGATAAAGATGAGATACAAAAAAGTCCTTGTGCTGAAATTTTTAAAGATAAAAGGCCAGTTTTTGCCTATCCGTATGACAATGAAGAGATAGTAACAGATGAAAATATTACACAAGTTATGGTAAAATGCTACGCGTTTTTAGGCGATGAAATTTACCTAAAAATAGATGATTTGAACTTTTCTAAGATAGAAAATGCAAGCGAGAAAAAGTTTGGTCTAACTCTTGGCGAGCACAGCATAAAATGCCTTGATCAAAACTCAAATCAAAGTGAAATAACAATAAAAATAAGGAGATAA
- a CDS encoding ATP-dependent helicase: MPLSRLNKEQYTAATAPFGHNLIIASAGTGKTSTIVARIAHLLNLGVKPEKILLLTFTNKAASEMIERLNRYFDKQITSKITAGTFHSVSFSLLKSLDKGVTLKQPSELKTLLKSLVERRKFYHLSDVKPYGGAYLYDLYSLFQNSEQGTTFGKWISEKSEEQGVYAEIYEDVLEEFEAEKAKFAYADFNDLLIKMRDELKKGANLAYDEILIDEYQDTNTLQGSLIDAFKTKSLFCVGDFDQSIYAFNGANIEIIGSFKDRFPNANIYALNVNYRSSSSILALANKVINNNPRLYEKHLTVSREGNFKPPRLLVYNELFDQYQNIADIISLSPFNRENIAIIFRNNSSADGIEVALKERGIGSKRKGGVSFFESREIKALIDIMGIYVNPKDIMAFIHICEYAKGVGSAVSKEIFDALLKLGHGNLIKGIVEPDESVNISSNKRRNYQLGLFDDLDEFAEVSRFSKLGFSDKFLGHPVLKLQKLSESGAQFLYEIYNFLRGMRNISKPATMINEIKTSKIYSLIVENLSTKRATLKNGNVDLALKEEVKERIMAKSVVLSELAKKYQDISKFYNFLALGSNEMSEGQGVSLLSVHASKGLEFDQVFIVDLAQNRFPNLKLMSMGGSLEEERRLFYVAVTRAKDELYLSYAKYDKIKKVNYQPSRFLIEAGMAKEEV; encoded by the coding sequence ATGCCCTTATCTAGGTTAAACAAAGAACAATACACCGCCGCAACTGCGCCATTTGGACACAATCTCATCATCGCTTCAGCTGGCACTGGCAAGACTAGCACGATTGTCGCTCGCATCGCTCATCTTTTAAATTTAGGCGTAAAGCCAGAGAAAATTTTGCTTCTTACATTTACCAACAAAGCAGCGAGCGAAATGATAGAGCGCTTAAATAGGTATTTTGACAAACAAATCACCTCTAAAATCACCGCAGGCACCTTCCACTCGGTCTCATTTTCGCTTTTAAAAAGCCTTGATAAAGGCGTCACGCTAAAGCAGCCAAGCGAGCTAAAGACGCTTTTAAAAAGTCTTGTTGAGAGGCGTAAATTTTACCATTTAAGCGACGTCAAACCTTACGGCGGAGCCTATCTATACGATCTTTACTCGCTCTTTCAAAACAGCGAACAAGGCACAACATTTGGCAAATGGATAAGTGAGAAGAGCGAAGAGCAGGGCGTTTATGCTGAAATTTATGAAGATGTTTTAGAGGAGTTTGAGGCTGAAAAGGCTAAATTTGCCTACGCTGACTTTAACGACCTTCTCATAAAAATGCGCGACGAGCTAAAAAAAGGGGCAAATTTAGCTTATGATGAAATTTTGATCGACGAGTATCAAGATACAAACACGCTTCAAGGCAGCCTAATAGACGCATTTAAGACAAAGAGCCTCTTTTGCGTGGGCGATTTTGACCAGAGTATCTACGCATTTAACGGCGCAAATATCGAGATAATAGGCTCATTTAAAGACCGCTTTCCAAACGCAAATATCTACGCTTTAAATGTAAATTACCGCTCAAGCTCGAGCATACTTGCCCTTGCAAATAAGGTCATAAATAACAACCCAAGGCTTTATGAAAAGCACCTCACAGTTAGTCGCGAGGGAAATTTCAAGCCCCCAAGGCTGCTTGTCTATAATGAGCTTTTTGATCAGTATCAAAACATCGCTGATATCATCTCGCTCTCGCCATTTAATAGAGAAAATATCGCCATAATTTTTAGAAATAACTCATCAGCTGATGGCATCGAGGTCGCACTAAAAGAGCGAGGTATTGGCTCAAAGCGAAAGGGCGGGGTGAGCTTCTTTGAGAGCCGTGAGATCAAGGCGCTCATCGACATCATGGGAATTTATGTCAATCCAAAAGATATAATGGCATTTATCCACATCTGCGAATACGCAAAAGGCGTTGGAAGCGCAGTTAGCAAAGAAATTTTTGACGCGCTGCTTAAGCTTGGGCATGGAAATTTGATAAAAGGGATAGTTGAGCCAGATGAGAGCGTAAATATCTCATCAAACAAAAGGCGAAACTACCAGCTTGGCCTTTTTGACGATCTTGACGAATTTGCCGAAGTTTCAAGGTTTTCTAAGCTTGGCTTTAGTGATAAATTCCTAGGCCATCCAGTGCTAAAACTACAAAAGCTAAGCGAGAGTGGGGCGCAGTTTTTATATGAAATTTACAACTTTTTAAGAGGCATGAGAAATATCTCAAAGCCAGCCACGATGATAAACGAGATAAAAACTAGCAAAATTTACTCTCTCATCGTTGAAAATCTCAGCACAAAAAGGGCAACTCTAAAAAACGGTAACGTCGATCTGGCACTTAAAGAAGAGGTTAAAGAGCGCATAATGGCAAAGAGTGTGGTGCTAAGCGAGCTAGCTAAAAAATATCAAGATATCAGTAAATTTTACAACTTCTTAGCCCTTGGAAGCAACGAGATGAGCGAAGGGCAGGGCGTTAGCTTGCTTAGTGTGCATGCGAGTAAAGGGCTTGAATTTGATCAAGTTTTCATCGTCGATCTCGCGCAAAACCGCTTTCCAAATTTAAAGCTAATGAGTATGGGCGGTAGTCTAGAAGAAGAAAGACGGCTCTTTTACGTGGCAGTGACCAGAGCAAAAGACGAGCTATATCTTAGCTATGCAAAATACGACAAGATAAAGAAGGTGAATTATCAGCCAAGTAGGTTTTTGATAGAGGCTGGCATGGCAAAAGAGGAAGTTTAA
- a CDS encoding efflux RND transporter periplasmic adaptor subunit — MKKSKILIILLILGIGGYFIYDKFFNIKDEKVEFITKKAKKGSFSKKVDATGEIFATELVDVGAQVSGQIKKLYVKLGDQVKKGDMIASIDSSTQQNSIDNKEAQLAIYKAQLESAKVALNIAKTQFDRENALFSKNATSKQEFESAKNTYSANSAKIKELEAQIKQTNIELSTAKINLGYTKITAPRDGIIVSVQVEEGQTVNANQTTPTIVKIADLSYVKMKMQIAEGDITKIKVGTPVEYSILSEPTKKFQTTVSSIDPGLTTLSDGSYGSSSSSKSTSSSTSSNSAVYYYAQSIVENKDKILRIGMTTQNELLIANVKDAIIVPSIGIKRDENGTFVYVLKDGKAVKTAVKTGIKDNLDTQIISGVNEGDEIITSQGSASEIAKMIEKEQRRF; from the coding sequence ATGAAAAAATCTAAAATTTTAATAATTCTACTTATTTTAGGCATCGGTGGATATTTTATCTATGATAAATTTTTTAATATAAAAGATGAAAAGGTGGAGTTTATCACCAAAAAGGCAAAAAAGGGCTCATTTAGCAAAAAGGTCGATGCGACTGGAGAAATTTTCGCTACTGAGCTAGTTGATGTGGGTGCGCAGGTGAGCGGCCAGATAAAAAAGCTATACGTTAAGCTTGGAGATCAGGTAAAAAAGGGCGATATGATCGCAAGTATCGATAGCTCGACACAGCAAAATAGCATCGATAATAAAGAGGCACAGCTTGCTATCTACAAAGCTCAGCTAGAGAGTGCAAAAGTGGCTCTAAATATCGCTAAAACGCAGTTTGATAGAGAAAATGCACTCTTTTCTAAAAACGCCACTTCAAAACAAGAATTTGAAAGTGCAAAAAATACTTATAGCGCAAATAGTGCCAAGATAAAGGAGCTCGAGGCTCAGATCAAGCAGACAAATATCGAGCTAAGTACTGCTAAGATAAATTTAGGCTACACAAAGATTACCGCCCCAAGAGATGGCATAATAGTAAGCGTACAGGTCGAAGAGGGACAGACTGTAAATGCCAACCAAACTACACCAACTATCGTAAAGATCGCAGATCTTAGCTATGTCAAGATGAAGATGCAAATAGCCGAGGGCGACATCACAAAGATAAAAGTTGGTACGCCAGTTGAATACTCGATCCTCTCTGAGCCAACGAAAAAATTTCAAACAACGGTTAGCTCAATCGACCCTGGCTTAACGACATTAAGCGATGGTAGCTATGGCTCTAGCAGTAGTAGCAAATCCACAAGCTCAAGCACTTCAAGCAACTCAGCTGTTTATTATTATGCTCAAAGCATAGTTGAAAATAAAGATAAAATTTTAAGAATAGGCATGACCACGCAAAATGAGCTTTTAATAGCAAATGTAAAGGACGCTATCATCGTACCAAGCATCGGTATCAAAAGAGATGAAAACGGCACATTTGTCTATGTTCTAAAAGATGGCAAAGCGGTAAAAACAGCGGTCAAAACTGGCATAAAAGACAACCTAGATACGCAGATCATTAGCGGTGTGAACGAGGGCGACGAGATCATCACATCACAAGGCTCAGCAAGCGAGATCGCTAAGATGATCGAAAAAGAACAAAGGAGATTTTAG